The Verrucomicrobiales bacterium DNA window CGCCATCTGGGTGAGCTTCGCCTGAAGCCCGGAGCGGGCCTGACTCCACTCCTCGCTCTGCTGACTCACCATGGCGGCTTGTTGTCGGAGCGCCACCAGCTCACCCTCGAGTTGGTTGTTTCGACTCTGCAGCTCACCTCGCGACTTGCTGAGCGCATCTTTGTCCGCGACGGCCGCGGCAGCCTGCTGGCGCAACACGACCGCGGTCTGCTCAGCGGCTTGCAGCTTGGTCTGAGCTTCCGCGGCCGCCTTCTCCAAGGCCTGACGATCCTTCTGCACGGAAGAGGACTCGAGCCGCAGGCGTTTCAAGTCGGCCTCGGCCATCACGAGGGCTCCCTCCAGCTCCACCCTCCGACCCACCAGCGCCTCGTTCTCAGCGATCAGCTCGGCCGTGCGCTTCTCCGACGCGGAGTTAACCTCCTGAAGCGATGCTAGCTGACCCTGCAGCTCGGACCGGAGGGATTCCCAGCTCGCGCGCTCTTGCTCCGCAGCTGAGAGAGCCTCGAGAGATCGCGCCACTTCGGCCTTGGCTGTAGCAGCAGCAGCTTGCAGCTCATCGCGTGTTCGATTGAGCTCATCGCGCTCCCGGGTCAACCTTTGCGTCCGCTCTCGCTGCTGCTGCAGCTCCGTCTGCAGGGAGGCGCACTGCGACTCGAACTTGCCCCACCACCACCATCCAGCCACCAGGCCAATGGCTCCGGCCAGCACGGCCAGGGTCAAATGAAGCGTGAAACTGTGGGTCAAAAAATAGGCAATAGGCTCCATAACCGTTACGGGATCCGGGATGCGTTGTCCTTCGCTGTCACTTCCACCCGGCGGCTTCGTCGGCGCGCGTCCGGGTTCTTGTTCTGTGCTGCACTGAGCTTCTCGATCACGGATCTAAGCTCGAGCTGCCCGCGGGGAAGCCCGCGAGCCACCATCAGGGCCGCCACCGCCTCCGCGCGTCCGAGGCTCAGCCGCTGGTTCACGGAAGCGGCTCCGGAGGAATCCGAGAAACCAGTGACCACAAATTTACCCTGGGGCGCCAACTGACGAATCGCGGCCACCACTTGGTCCACCTTGGCCGCCTCCTCCGGCTTGAGCACAGTGGAACCGGAATCGAAGAAGATCGGAAAGCTGCGCAGGGCACGCCCCAGATCCAACCCCGGAATTCCTGCCCCAACCCAGGCCTGTCCACGCCCCCGTTGGTCAGCACCAGCCGCCAGCACGATGTTGTTCTCCACCACCGGATTCCCTGGTCCCGGCATGCTCCGCTGAGCCAACGAGTGCAACGCAAGCTTCTCGGTCTCCGTGCGCACCGTGCCGGACAACGCAAGTCGGTTGGGCTCCAATACCAATGCCCCTTGGCTAACGCTCGCAAAGAACGAACCCAGCAAGGAGGGCAAGCTGGCCTGGTCCAGATAGGCCGGATCGAGAACCGTCGGGTCCACCTGAATAGCCGTCACATCGAAAACCTGCCGGGGAGCGCAGGTGGCCAACAGGGCAGCGACCCGATCCCGCCAAAGATCCGAAGGCATCCAGCCGCTGACCCGGTATCCGCCAGCGCTCTGAGGATCCAGTCGAAGCACCGGCGAAACGCGAATCTGGTTCCAGCTCGTAAGCGCTCGCGCACCGGCCAAGGCATGGATCTTTTCCTGGGCTTCGAGCCGAAAACGCGGATGGGAAACGAACCCGCTCAGCCGGGCATCCAAGCCCTGGAAGGAGAGACTGACTTGGCTGAGCTCAGGATTCGAACGCAAAGCCCGAGTCCCTTCCGACATGAGGGACTGCTCAAACCGATGTTGGTAAATCTTGAGATGGGCGTACGAGAAGCAGGCCGACAACAGGATCAAGAGGACCAAGATGAATGCCGCCAACAGTTTCACGGAAGGGAAGCCTAGACAGTGACCCCCCTGGAGGTAAAGAAGTTGTATGAGGCATAAATGGACTCGCCCACCTGCCGCACGGACGGATAGAACAGTGTGCAGTGATCGATCCCCGTTCAATCGAGGCTCCGACTACGCCACCCCGGTTTGATCCCGCGGTGCTGCGCCGGCAATTTCCCGCCCTGGACCAAACCGTCCACGGCCATCCCTTGGTGTACCTCGACAATGCCGCAACCACCCACAAGCCTCAGCAGGTAATTCGGACACTCACACGCTTCTACGAGCGGGACAACGCCAATGTGCACCGGGCGATTCACGAACTGGCCGAACGATCCACCATCGCCTTCGAAGCCGCTCGCGCCCGGGTGGCCCGCTTCCTGAAAGCCAAAGAGCCAGCTGAGATTGTTTTTACCCGGGGAACAACCGAGGCCATTAATCTGGTGGCCCAGTCCTGGGGACGTCGCCAACTGCGCGCCGGAGATCAGATCCTCCTAAGCCCTCTCGAGCACCATAGCAATCTGGTTCCCTGGCAGATGCTCTGCCGTCAGACGGGAGCCGAGCTGCGTTTCCTGCCCCTGGACCGCTCAGCGCAGGAAGTTCGCTGGGACCAGCTCGTGTCGCTGCTCACTCCGCAGGTCAAATTACTTGCGTTCACCCACCTCTCCAATGTGTTGGGAACGGTCAGCCCCGTCTCCGAAGTATGTGCCGTCGCGCGCGCGCGCGGTGTGGTGACGCTGGTAGATGCCGCCCAAAGCGCCGGGCACCTCCCCCTGGATGTGCAGGATCTGAATTGCGACTTCCTCGCCTTCTCCGGTCATAAAGTATACGGCCCCACGGGTATCGGCGTTCTCTACGGCCGCAAGGAGAGACTGCTCACCATGGATCCCTGGCAAGGCGGCGGAGAGATGATCGAAAATGTCTCCTGGTTGGATTCCACGTTTGCTCCCCCGCCCCAACGCTTCGAGGCGGGAACGCCCGCGATCGCGGAGGCGATCGGCCTCCACGCAGCCCTCGATTTCCTCGACCAGATCGGACGTCCGAGCCTGGAACGGCAGGAACGCGAGCTCACTCACCTCGCGTTGGAACAACTGGAGGCGCTTCCAGGACTTCGGGTGCTGGGCTCGCGGGAAAATCGCAGCGGGGTACTGTCGTTTACTCTCGAGGGAGTTCACGCCCACGACTTGGTGACATTCGCCAATGAACGGGGCATTGCCCTTCGCTCCGGACACCACTGCGCCCAGCCCCTGCTGTCCGAACTCGGCCTCAGTTCGGTAGCCCGGGCCAGCCTGGCTCTCTACAACACCCCGCAGGACATCGACCGATTGGTGAGCGCCACTCGCGAGGCCCTCACGTTCTTCGCCTAACTCAACGGATATGGAGCTGGCAGACAAGCATCGACAGTGGCTGCAGGAGTTAAGGAGCCTGGGCGATTCGCAGGAGCGAATGTCGTACCTGGTCCGACGAGCCCGCCAGTCGAGCCCTTTCCCGGCCGCATTCAGGACCGACGCGCATCGGATTCCTGGATGTTTGTCGAAACTCTGGTTGGCCGCCGAGCTGCTTGAAGGGAAATGCCAATTTCAAACCGATTCAGACTCGGCCATCGTGAAAGGAGTGGCTTCCCTGCTCTGCGAATTTTTTAGCGGAGCCACCCCCGCTGAAATCCTGGCCTACGAGGGCGATGCGCTGGCGGAATCTGGCATCCAGGCGCATCTCAGCCCTAACCGCCGAAACGGCCTGGGGAAGCTCAGGGAACGCATCCGTGACTTCGCGCAACAATACCAGTCGGCCGAAACAATCACCCCCGCTCAGACTTCCCGCCTCCCCAAGCTGTACGACGCCCACAACCACCTCCAGGACGCCCGGCTCAACCTCAACGCCGAGGGTCTCATGCAAGCCGCGGCGGCAGCCGGGATCGAACGGATGGTGGTCAACGGTTCTTGCGAAGAGGATTGGCCGCACGTCCAGGATCTGGCCACCCGCTTTCCACGCATTCTTCCCAGCTTCGGCTACCATCCCTGGTACATCACGGAAAGAACTCCAGCCTGGAAAGAGTCCCTGCAGAAATTCCTCGAACTTCCCGGTGCTGGCATCGGGGAAGTGGGATTGGACCGATGGATTCCCGACCCCAACATGGAGGATCAGGAGGAGGTGTTCGTCTGGCAGCTGCGTCTGGCCGCCGAAAGAAATCTCCCCCTGACCATCCACTGCCTGAAGGCCTGGGGCCAGTTGGAAGCATGCCTGAGACGGGAAGCTCGCCCCGCGCGGGGCTTTCTCCTCCACTCTTTCGGCGGCCCTCCGGAGATGATTCCCTCGTTCGCCAGGCAGGGTGCCTACTTCTCCTTCCCGGGTTACTAT harbors:
- a CDS encoding OmpA family protein produces the protein MKLLAAFILVLLILLSACFSYAHLKIYQHRFEQSLMSEGTRALRSNPELSQVSLSFQGLDARLSGFVSHPRFRLEAQEKIHALAGARALTSWNQIRVSPVLRLDPQSAGGYRVSGWMPSDLWRDRVAALLATCAPRQVFDVTAIQVDPTVLDPAYLDQASLPSLLGSFFASVSQGALVLEPNRLALSGTVRTETEKLALHSLAQRSMPGPGNPVVENNIVLAAGADQRGRGQAWVGAGIPGLDLGRALRSFPIFFDSGSTVLKPEEAAKVDQVVAAIRQLAPQGKFVVTGFSDSSGAASVNQRLSLGRAEAVAALMVARGLPRGQLELRSVIEKLSAAQNKNPDARRRSRRVEVTAKDNASRIP
- a CDS encoding cysteine desulfurase, which gives rise to MLRRQFPALDQTVHGHPLVYLDNAATTHKPQQVIRTLTRFYERDNANVHRAIHELAERSTIAFEAARARVARFLKAKEPAEIVFTRGTTEAINLVAQSWGRRQLRAGDQILLSPLEHHSNLVPWQMLCRQTGAELRFLPLDRSAQEVRWDQLVSLLTPQVKLLAFTHLSNVLGTVSPVSEVCAVARARGVVTLVDAAQSAGHLPLDVQDLNCDFLAFSGHKVYGPTGIGVLYGRKERLLTMDPWQGGGEMIENVSWLDSTFAPPPQRFEAGTPAIAEAIGLHAALDFLDQIGRPSLERQERELTHLALEQLEALPGLRVLGSRENRSGVLSFTLEGVHAHDLVTFANERGIALRSGHHCAQPLLSELGLSSVARASLALYNTPQDIDRLVSATREALTFFA
- a CDS encoding TatD family hydrolase, producing MELADKHRQWLQELRSLGDSQERMSYLVRRARQSSPFPAAFRTDAHRIPGCLSKLWLAAELLEGKCQFQTDSDSAIVKGVASLLCEFFSGATPAEILAYEGDALAESGIQAHLSPNRRNGLGKLRERIRDFAQQYQSAETITPAQTSRLPKLYDAHNHLQDARLNLNAEGLMQAAAAAGIERMVVNGSCEEDWPHVQDLATRFPRILPSFGYHPWYITERTPAWKESLQKFLELPGAGIGEVGLDRWIPDPNMEDQEEVFVWQLRLAAERNLPLTIHCLKAWGQLEACLRREARPARGFLLHSFGGPPEMIPSFARQGAYFSFPGYYLHARKAKQRETFRQVPLDRLLVETDAPDQLPPPERCPFPLVAPDTLKPINHPANLAAIYQGLADFLGIPLDALAHQVGSNFHRLFGTA